From the genome of Myxosarcina sp. GI1, one region includes:
- a CDS encoding beta-lactamase hydrolase domain-containing protein: MLQQITEELAIGNAAEVEKLEKIAQQGYRTFIDLCPAQEGDRLNASLVEAHGLEYCSVPVYRNDIDRKSLETFMQTIESVPKPIYTRCASGTRASLMTLLSLATKEKWTESQFFERLASIGFAYPPNSPHERFARGYLHALRQTVAE, translated from the coding sequence GTGCTACAACAAATTACTGAAGAATTGGCAATTGGCAATGCTGCCGAAGTAGAAAAACTAGAAAAAATAGCGCAGCAAGGATATCGCACATTTATCGATTTATGTCCCGCCCAGGAAGGCGATCGACTCAATGCGAGTTTAGTAGAAGCTCATGGTTTAGAATATTGTAGCGTTCCTGTATATCGTAACGATATCGATCGAAAGTCCCTGGAAACGTTTATGCAGACTATAGAGTCAGTACCGAAGCCAATTTATACTAGATGCGCTTCAGGTACTCGTGCTAGCTTGATGACTTTACTCTCACTAGCAACTAAAGAAAAATGGACGGAGTCACAATTTTTTGAACGACTAGCATCAATTGGATTTGCCTATCCTCCTAATTCTCCTCACGAGCGCTTTGCTCGTGGTTATTTACATGCCCTCAGACAAACAGTAGCAGAGTAA